In Salmonella enterica subsp. enterica serovar Typhimurium str. LT2, a single window of DNA contains:
- the nfi gene encoding endonuclease V (deoxyinosine 3'endoduclease; similar to E. coli endonuclease V (deoxyinosine 3'endoduclease) (AAC76972.1); Blastp hit to AAC76972.1 (225 aa), 94% identity in aa 3 - 220) has protein sequence MDLASLRAQQIELASSVCREDRLDKDPPAFIGGADVGFEQGGEVTRAAMVLLKYPSLELVEYKVARIATTMPYIPGFLSFREYPALLAAWEQLSQKPDLLFVDGHGISHPRRLGVASHFGLLVDVPTIGVAKKRLCGKFEPLSAEPGALSPLMDKGEQLAWVWRSKARCNPLFIATGHRVSTDSALAWVQRCMKGYRLPEPTRWADAVASGRPAFVRWQEIQR, from the coding sequence ATGGATCTCGCGTCGCTACGCGCTCAACAGATAGAACTTGCTTCATCGGTTTGCCGCGAAGATCGGTTGGACAAAGATCCGCCAGCGTTTATCGGCGGGGCGGACGTCGGTTTTGAGCAGGGCGGCGAGGTGACGCGGGCGGCGATGGTATTGCTGAAATATCCGTCGCTTGAACTGGTAGAGTACAAGGTGGCGCGTATTGCCACCACCATGCCGTATATCCCCGGCTTTCTCTCTTTTCGTGAATATCCTGCGCTGCTGGCGGCGTGGGAACAGCTCTCGCAAAAGCCCGATTTGCTGTTTGTGGACGGTCACGGTATTTCGCATCCGCGTCGGCTTGGCGTCGCCAGTCATTTTGGACTGTTGGTGGACGTGCCGACCATCGGCGTGGCGAAAAAACGGCTATGCGGTAAATTTGAACCACTTTCCGCCGAACCTGGCGCACTTAGCCCCTTAATGGATAAAGGCGAGCAACTGGCGTGGGTATGGCGCAGCAAGGCGCGCTGTAATCCGCTGTTTATCGCGACAGGGCACCGGGTCAGTACTGACAGCGCGCTGGCGTGGGTACAGCGCTGTATGAAAGGGTATCGCCTGCCGGAGCCGACGCGCTGGGCGGATGCCGTCGCTTCCGGGCGTCCGGCGTTTGTTCGTTGGCAAGAAATTCAGCGCTGA
- the yjaG gene encoding putative cytoplasmic protein (similar to E. coli orf, hypothetical protein (AAC76973.1); Blastp hit to AAC76973.1 (196 aa), 94% identity in aa 1 - 196), with product MLQNPIHLRLERLESWQHVTFMACLCERMYPNYAMFCKQTEFGDGQIYRRILDLIWETLTVKDAKVNFDSQLEKFEEAIPAADDYDLYGVYPAIDACVALSELMHSRLSGETLEHAIEVSKTSITTVAMLEMTQAGREMTDEELKTNPAVEQEWDIQWEIFRLLADCEERDIELIKGLRADLREAGESNIGINFQQ from the coding sequence ATGTTACAAAACCCGATTCATTTGCGTCTGGAGCGGCTGGAAAGCTGGCAGCACGTTACCTTTATGGCCTGCTTGTGCGAGCGCATGTACCCGAACTACGCCATGTTTTGCAAGCAGACGGAATTCGGCGACGGACAGATCTACCGTCGCATTCTGGATCTGATCTGGGAAACCCTGACGGTGAAAGATGCGAAGGTCAATTTCGATAGCCAACTGGAGAAGTTTGAAGAGGCGATTCCGGCAGCCGACGACTATGATTTGTACGGCGTTTACCCGGCGATTGATGCCTGCGTCGCATTAAGCGAATTAATGCATTCTCGTCTTAGCGGCGAAACGCTGGAACACGCTATTGAGGTTAGTAAGACTTCCATTACTACGGTAGCGATGTTGGAAATGACTCAGGCTGGTCGGGAAATGACCGATGAGGAGCTCAAAACGAACCCTGCCGTTGAACAGGAATGGGATATTCAGTGGGAAATATTCCGACTTTTAGCCGACTGCGAAGAACGTGATATTGAACTGATAAAAGGGCTCAGGGCAGACCTGCGCGAGGCTGGCGAGAGCAATATCGGTATAAATTTTCAGCAATGA
- the hupA gene encoding DNA-binding protein HU-alpha (HU-2; DNA-binding protein HU-alpha (NS2) (HU-2). (SW:DBHA_SALTY)): protein MNKTQLIDVIADKAELSKTQAKAALESTLAAITESLKEGDAVQLVGFGTFKVNHRAERTGRNPQTGKEIKIAAANVPAFVSGKALKDAVK, encoded by the coding sequence ATGAACAAGACTCAACTGATTGATGTAATTGCAGACAAAGCAGAACTGTCCAAAACCCAGGCTAAAGCTGCTCTGGAATCCACTCTGGCTGCTATTACTGAGTCTCTGAAAGAAGGCGATGCTGTACAACTGGTTGGTTTCGGTACCTTCAAAGTGAACCACCGTGCTGAGCGCACTGGCCGTAACCCACAGACCGGTAAAGAAATCAAAATCGCCGCCGCTAACGTACCGGCGTTTGTTTCTGGTAAAGCTCTGAAAGACGCAGTTAAGTAA
- the yjaH gene encoding putative inner membrane protein (similar to E. coli orf, hypothetical protein (AAC76975.1); Blastp hit to AAC76975.1 (231 aa), 76% identity in aa 1 - 231), protein MNSFIEGAHQPLLSVWRRAFLFSGALLLTACSHNASPPPFTASGFAGDHGAVRIWRKDTNDEVHLLSVFSPWHSGSTTTSEYRWQGDTLSLIELNIYSKPPEHIRARFDAHGELSFMQREVGGQKQQLSNDQIALYRYRAEQIRQTSDALRLGRVILRQGRWHADHTVTTCEGETLKPDLDSWAISHIERRQNHSSVEVSVAWLEAPEGSQLLLVANSDFCHWQPQAKSF, encoded by the coding sequence GTGAACAGTTTTATCGAAGGGGCTCATCAGCCCCTTTTGTCTGTCTGGCGTCGCGCGTTTCTGTTTTCTGGCGCGCTGTTGCTGACTGCCTGCAGTCATAACGCTTCACCGCCTCCGTTTACTGCCAGCGGCTTTGCCGGCGATCACGGCGCGGTGCGTATCTGGCGTAAAGATACGAACGATGAAGTCCATCTGCTTTCTGTTTTTAGCCCGTGGCATAGCGGCAGCACGACGACCAGCGAATATCGTTGGCAGGGTGATACGCTTTCGCTTATTGAACTCAATATTTACAGCAAACCGCCAGAACATATTCGCGCGCGTTTCGACGCTCATGGCGAACTCAGTTTTATGCAGCGTGAAGTCGGGGGGCAGAAGCAGCAGCTTTCCAACGATCAGATTGCCTTGTATCGCTATCGCGCCGAACAAATCCGTCAGACCAGCGACGCCTTGCGCCTGGGGCGGGTCATACTACGCCAGGGACGCTGGCACGCCGACCATACGGTAACCACCTGTGAAGGTGAAACGCTGAAACCGGATCTGGATTCCTGGGCAATAAGCCACATTGAGCGCCGCCAGAACCACTCATCGGTAGAGGTGAGCGTAGCATGGCTGGAGGCGCCGGAAGGATCGCAACTTTTGCTGGTGGCGAATTCAGATTTTTGTCACTGGCAGCCGCAAGCGAAAAGCTTTTGA
- the zraP gene encoding zinc-resistance associated protein (similar to E. coli orf, hypothetical protein (AAC76976.1); Blastp hit to AAC76976.1 (188 aa), 64% identity in aa 48 - 188), which yields MKRNNKSAIALIALSLLALSSGAAFAGHHWGNNDGMWQQGGSPLTTEQQATAQKIYDDYYTQTSALRQQLISKRYEYNALLTASSPDTAKINAVAKEMESLGQKLDEQRVKRDVAMAQAGIPRGAGMGYGGCGGYGGGYHRGGGHMGMGNW from the coding sequence ATGAAACGGAACAATAAATCAGCTATCGCGCTAATTGCCCTCTCTCTTTTGGCCCTGAGCTCCGGCGCCGCCTTCGCCGGGCATCACTGGGGCAACAATGACGGTATGTGGCAACAGGGAGGTAGCCCGTTAACTACGGAACAGCAGGCGACGGCGCAGAAGATTTATGATGATTACTATACGCAGACCAGCGCGCTGCGCCAGCAACTGATATCCAAACGTTATGAATACAACGCGCTACTGACCGCCAGTTCGCCGGATACTGCGAAAATTAACGCGGTTGCCAAAGAGATGGAGTCATTAGGCCAGAAGTTAGATGAGCAACGCGTGAAACGGGATGTCGCGATGGCGCAGGCTGGCATACCACGCGGCGCAGGAATGGGCTATGGCGGTTGCGGCGGCTATGGCGGCGGTTATCATCGCGGCGGCGGTCACATGGGTATGGGAAACTGGTAA
- the hydH gene encoding sensory kinase in two component regulatory system with HydG (sensor protein HYDA. (SW:HYDH_SALTY)), whose translation MSFIRLHKDAAATWLSRLLPAAIFILVGLFSIMVIRDYGRESAAARQTLLEKGNVLIRALESGTRVGMGMRMHHAQQQTLLEEMAGQPGVLWFAVTDAQGVIITHSNPGMVGKSLYSPSEMHQLNPGPQERWRRVDVAANGETVPALEIYRQFQPLFGMRGHGMRGHGMARSANDDEPAKQTIFIAFDASELAATQAREWRNTLIVLSALAAVLLATLLAFFWHQRYQRSHRELLDAMKRKEKLVAMGHLAAGVAHEIRNPLSSIKGLAKYFAERTPAGGESHELAQVMAKEADRLNRVVSELLELVKPAHLTLQTVNLNDIITHSLNLVSQDAQSREIQLRFTANETLKRIQADPDRLTQVLLNLYLNAIHAIGRQGTISVEAKESGTDRVIITVTDSGKGIAPDQLEAIFTPYFTTKADGTGLGLAVVQNIIEQHGGAIKVKSIEGKGAVFTIWLPVIARQQD comes from the coding sequence GTGAGTTTTATACGATTACATAAAGATGCCGCTGCAACGTGGTTGAGTCGACTGTTACCTGCGGCGATCTTCATTCTGGTGGGGCTATTTTCCATTATGGTCATTCGCGACTATGGCCGTGAGAGCGCTGCCGCCAGGCAGACGCTGCTGGAAAAGGGAAATGTACTCATTCGCGCTCTGGAGTCCGGCACGCGAGTAGGTATGGGAATGCGGATGCATCACGCGCAGCAGCAGACATTGCTGGAAGAGATGGCGGGTCAGCCAGGCGTGTTGTGGTTCGCCGTAACGGATGCGCAGGGGGTAATCATCACTCATAGCAACCCTGGCATGGTGGGCAAATCGCTCTATTCCCCATCTGAAATGCATCAACTAAACCCCGGGCCGCAGGAGCGTTGGCGGCGTGTCGACGTTGCTGCTAACGGCGAGACGGTGCCTGCGCTGGAAATTTACCGTCAGTTCCAGCCGCTTTTCGGTATGAGAGGTCACGGTATGAGGGGGCACGGCATGGCGCGTAGCGCCAATGACGACGAACCAGCGAAACAAACTATTTTTATTGCCTTTGACGCCAGCGAGCTGGCCGCGACACAGGCAAGGGAGTGGCGTAATACGCTGATTGTTTTGTCTGCGTTAGCGGCGGTGCTGTTGGCAACGTTACTGGCGTTTTTTTGGCATCAGCGTTATCAGCGCTCGCACAGAGAACTGCTTGATGCAATGAAGCGTAAAGAAAAGCTGGTGGCGATGGGGCATCTGGCGGCGGGCGTCGCGCACGAAATTCGTAACCCGCTCTCGTCCATCAAAGGGCTGGCGAAATACTTTGCCGAGCGCACGCCTGCCGGCGGCGAGTCGCATGAACTGGCGCAGGTGATGGCCAAAGAGGCCGACCGTTTGAACCGGGTGGTAAGCGAATTGCTCGAACTGGTAAAGCCCGCGCATCTGACGCTCCAGACGGTTAACCTCAATGATATTATTACTCACTCCCTGAATCTGGTCAGTCAGGATGCCCAAAGCAGAGAGATTCAGTTGAGATTCACGGCGAATGAGACGCTTAAGCGTATTCAGGCTGACCCGGACAGGCTGACTCAGGTGCTGTTGAATCTGTACCTGAACGCTATTCATGCGATTGGCCGCCAGGGAACGATTAGCGTAGAGGCAAAAGAAAGTGGGACCGACCGCGTTATCATCACTGTTACCGATAGCGGGAAAGGGATCGCCCCGGATCAGCTGGAGGCGATTTTTACGCCTTATTTTACGACCAAAGCTGACGGGACAGGCCTGGGGCTGGCTGTGGTGCAAAATATCATCGAACAGCATGGCGGCGCGATTAAGGTGAAAAGTATTGAGGGTAAAGGCGCGGTCTTTACTATCTGGTTGCCAGTGATAGCGAGACAACAGGATTAA
- the hydG gene encoding response regulator in two-component reguatory system with HydH (regulates hydrogenase 3 activity (EBP family); transcriptional regulatory protein HYDG. (SW:HYDG_SALTY)) produces MIRGKIDILVVDDDVSHCTILQALLRGWGYNVALAYSGHDALAQVREKVFDLVLCDVRMAEMDGIATLKEIKALNPAIPILIMTAFSSVETAVEALKAGALDYLIKPLDFDRLQETLEKALAHTRETGAELPSASAAQFGMIGSSPAMQHLLNEIAMVAPSDATVLIHGDSGTGKELVARALHACSARSDRPLVTLNCAALNESLLESELFGHEKGAFTGADKRREGRFVEADGGTLFLDEIGDISPLMQVRLLRAIQEREVQRVGSNQTISVDVRLIAATHRDLAEEVSAGRFRQDLYYRLNVVAIEMPSLRQRREDIPLLADHFLRRFAERNRKVVKGFTPQAMDLLIHYDWPGNIRELENAIERAVVLLTGEYISERELPLAIAATPIKTEYSGEIQPLVDVEKEVILAALEKTGGNKTEAARQLGITRKTLLAKLSR; encoded by the coding sequence GTGATACGCGGAAAAATCGATATTCTGGTTGTGGATGATGATGTAAGCCACTGCACGATTTTACAGGCGCTGCTTCGGGGCTGGGGCTATAACGTCGCTCTGGCCTACAGTGGGCATGATGCGTTGGCTCAGGTGCGTGAGAAAGTCTTTGATCTGGTACTGTGCGATGTGCGTATGGCGGAGATGGACGGTATCGCCACGCTGAAGGAGATTAAAGCGCTCAATCCCGCCATTCCGATTTTGATTATGACGGCATTTTCCAGCGTGGAAACGGCGGTAGAGGCGTTGAAAGCCGGCGCGCTCGACTATTTAATTAAACCGCTGGATTTTGACCGTCTGCAGGAGACGCTGGAAAAGGCGTTGGCGCATACGCGGGAAACGGGCGCTGAATTGCCATCGGCGTCGGCTGCGCAGTTTGGCATGATTGGCAGCAGTCCGGCGATGCAACATTTACTGAATGAAATCGCGATGGTCGCACCATCAGACGCCACGGTATTGATTCACGGAGACTCCGGCACGGGTAAAGAGCTGGTGGCGCGGGCGCTACACGCCTGTAGCGCCAGGAGCGATAGACCGCTGGTCACGCTCAACTGCGCCGCGCTTAATGAATCGCTGCTGGAGTCCGAGCTGTTCGGACACGAAAAAGGCGCGTTTACCGGCGCGGATAAACGTCGGGAGGGACGCTTTGTCGAAGCTGACGGCGGGACATTGTTTCTTGATGAAATCGGCGATATCTCGCCGTTAATGCAGGTACGTTTGCTGCGGGCGATTCAGGAGCGCGAAGTGCAACGCGTGGGAAGTAACCAGACGATATCTGTGGATGTTCGGTTAATTGCCGCTACCCACCGCGACCTGGCGGAAGAGGTGAGTGCCGGTCGCTTTCGCCAGGATCTCTATTACCGCCTGAATGTGGTGGCGATTGAAATGCCTTCTTTGCGCCAGCGTCGGGAAGATATTCCGCTACTAGCAGACCATTTTCTGCGGCGTTTTGCCGAACGTAACCGCAAAGTGGTGAAGGGGTTTACGCCGCAGGCGATGGATCTGCTGATCCACTACGACTGGCCGGGCAATATCCGTGAGCTGGAAAACGCTATCGAGCGGGCGGTGGTGTTGCTGACGGGAGAATACATTTCTGAACGCGAATTGCCTCTCGCTATTGCCGCGACGCCGATAAAAACGGAATACAGTGGTGAGATCCAACCGCTGGTGGACGTTGAAAAAGAGGTGATTCTGGCGGCACTGGAAAAAACGGGCGGCAACAAAACGGAAGCCGCCCGTCAATTGGGCATTACGCGCAAAACGCTGCTGGCTAAACTCAGCCGTTAG
- the purD gene encoding phosphoribosylglycinamide synthetase (GAR synthetase; phosphoribosylamine--glycine ligase. (SW:PUR2_SALTY)): MKVLVIGNGGREHALAWKAAQSPLVDTVFVAPGNAGTALEPALQNVAIGVTDIPALLSFAQHEKIDLTIVGPEAPLVIGVVDAFRAAGLKIFGPTEGAAQLEGSKAFTKDFLARHQIPTAEYQNFTEIEPALAYLREKGAPIVIKADGLAAGKGVIVAMTLEEAEAAVHDMLAGNAFGDAGHRIVIEEFLDGEEASFIVMVDGEHVLPMATSQDHKRVGNGDTGPNTGGMGAYSPAPVVTDEVHQRTMERIIWPTVKGMAAEGNTYTGFLYAGLMIDKQGNPKVIEFNCRFGDPETQPIMLRMKSDLVDLCLAACDGKLDEKTSEWDERASLGVVIAAGGYPGSYSTGDEIHGLPLEEVADGKVFHAGTKLADDDRVLTSGGRVLCATALGHTVAEAQKRAYALMTDIRWDGSFSRNDIGWRAIEREQN, from the coding sequence ATGAAAGTATTAGTGATTGGTAACGGCGGACGCGAACACGCGCTGGCCTGGAAAGCCGCACAGTCGCCGCTGGTTGATACTGTTTTTGTCGCACCGGGTAACGCCGGTACCGCGCTGGAGCCCGCGTTGCAGAACGTGGCTATCGGCGTCACCGATATTCCGGCGCTGCTGAGCTTTGCCCAGCACGAGAAGATTGACCTGACCATCGTTGGCCCGGAAGCGCCGCTGGTGATTGGCGTGGTCGATGCGTTCCGCGCGGCGGGTCTGAAGATCTTTGGCCCAACCGAAGGGGCCGCCCAACTGGAAGGCTCCAAAGCCTTCACCAAAGATTTCCTCGCTCGTCACCAGATTCCGACGGCGGAATACCAGAATTTCACCGAGATTGAGCCAGCCCTGGCTTATCTGCGTGAGAAAGGCGCGCCGATCGTCATCAAAGCTGACGGTCTGGCTGCCGGTAAAGGCGTTATCGTGGCGATGACGCTGGAAGAAGCCGAAGCCGCCGTTCATGACATGCTGGCAGGCAACGCCTTTGGCGACGCGGGCCACCGTATCGTGATTGAGGAGTTCCTCGACGGCGAAGAGGCAAGCTTTATCGTGATGGTCGACGGCGAGCACGTGCTGCCGATGGCCACCAGCCAGGATCACAAACGCGTAGGCAACGGCGATACCGGCCCGAACACCGGCGGCATGGGGGCTTACTCTCCGGCTCCAGTGGTGACCGATGAAGTCCACCAGCGCACCATGGAACGGATCATCTGGCCAACCGTGAAAGGCATGGCGGCAGAAGGGAATACCTATACCGGCTTCCTGTACGCGGGTCTGATGATCGACAAGCAGGGCAACCCGAAAGTTATCGAGTTCAACTGCCGCTTCGGCGATCCGGAAACCCAGCCGATCATGCTACGCATGAAGTCGGACCTGGTGGATCTTTGCCTGGCCGCCTGCGACGGCAAGCTGGATGAGAAAACCTCCGAGTGGGACGAACGCGCTTCATTAGGCGTGGTGATCGCCGCGGGCGGTTATCCGGGCAGCTACAGCACCGGCGACGAGATCCACGGCCTGCCGCTGGAAGAAGTGGCTGACGGTAAAGTTTTCCACGCGGGCACCAAACTCGCCGATGACGACCGCGTGTTGACCAGCGGCGGCCGCGTACTGTGCGCCACCGCGCTGGGCCACACCGTGGCTGAGGCGCAGAAACGCGCTTACGCCCTGATGACCGACATCCGCTGGGACGGCAGCTTCAGCCGTAACGACATTGGCTGGCGCGCCATTGAGCGTGAGCAAAACTAA
- the purH gene encoding IMP cyclohydrolase (bifunctional; bifunctional purine biosynthesis protein PURH. (SW:PUR9_SALTY)) gives MQQRRPVRRALLSVSDKAGIIEFAQALSARGVELLSTGGTARLLAEKGLPVTEVSDYTGFPEMMDGRVKTLHPKVHGGILGRRGQDDAIMEQHHIAPIDMVVVNLYPFAETVAREGCSLEDAVENIDIGGPTMVRSAAKNHKDVAIVVKSSDYDAIIKEMDANEGSLTLDTRFDLAIKAFEHTAAYDSMIANYFGSMVPAYHGESKEAAGRFPRTLNLNFIKKQDMRYGENSHQQAAFYIEENVKEASVATAQQVQGKALSYNNIADTDAALECVKEFNEPACVIVKHANPCGVAVSTTILDAYDRAYKTDPTSAFGGIIAFNRELDAETAQAIISRQFVEVIIAPSATEEALKITAAKQNVRVLTCGQWAQRVPGLDFKRVNGGLLVQDRDLGMVSEAELRVVSKRQPTEQELRDALFCWKVAKFVKSNAIVYAKENMTIGIGAGQMSRVYSAKIAGIKAADEGLEVKGSAMASDAFFPFRDGIDAAAAVGVSCVIQPGGSIRDDEVIAAADEHGIAMIFTDMRHFRH, from the coding sequence ATGCAACAACGTCGTCCAGTCCGCCGCGCTCTGCTCAGTGTTTCTGACAAGGCCGGTATCATCGAATTCGCCCAGGCACTTTCCGCACGCGGTGTGGAGCTGCTGTCTACGGGGGGCACCGCCCGCCTGTTAGCAGAAAAAGGCCTGCCGGTGACCGAAGTTTCCGATTACACCGGTTTCCCGGAAATGATGGATGGACGCGTAAAGACCCTGCATCCAAAAGTCCACGGCGGCATCCTCGGTCGTCGCGGCCAGGACGATGCCATTATGGAACAGCACCACATCGCCCCTATCGATATGGTTGTCGTTAACCTGTATCCGTTCGCCGAGACCGTGGCACGCGAAGGCTGCTCGCTGGAAGATGCGGTAGAGAACATTGATATCGGCGGCCCGACCATGGTGCGCTCTGCTGCTAAGAACCATAAAGACGTGGCCATCGTGGTGAAGAGCAGCGACTACGACGCCATTATTAAAGAGATGGATGCTAACGAAGGTTCTCTGACCCTCGACACCCGTTTCGATCTCGCGATTAAAGCCTTCGAACACACCGCCGCCTACGACAGCATGATCGCTAACTACTTCGGCAGCATGGTTCCGGCCTACCACGGTGAAAGCAAAGAAGCCGCCGGTCGCTTCCCGCGTACGCTGAATCTGAACTTCATTAAGAAGCAGGATATGCGCTATGGCGAGAACAGCCACCAGCAGGCAGCCTTCTATATAGAAGAAAATGTGAAAGAAGCGTCCGTTGCCACCGCACAGCAGGTTCAGGGCAAAGCGCTTTCTTACAACAACATCGCTGATACCGACGCGGCGCTGGAGTGTGTGAAAGAGTTCAACGAGCCAGCCTGCGTAATCGTCAAGCACGCTAACCCGTGCGGCGTGGCGGTGAGCACCACTATTCTCGACGCTTACGACCGTGCGTATAAAACCGACCCAACCTCCGCGTTCGGCGGCATTATCGCCTTCAACCGCGAACTGGATGCCGAAACCGCGCAGGCCATTATCTCCCGCCAGTTCGTGGAAGTGATCATCGCCCCGTCCGCAACCGAAGAGGCGCTGAAAATCACCGCCGCCAAACAGAACGTTCGCGTTCTGACCTGCGGTCAGTGGGCACAGCGTGTGCCGGGTCTGGACTTCAAGCGTGTTAACGGCGGCCTGCTGGTTCAGGACAGGGATCTGGGTATGGTGAGCGAAGCTGAACTGCGCGTGGTCTCTAAACGCCAGCCGACCGAGCAGGAGCTGCGCGATGCGCTGTTCTGCTGGAAGGTCGCCAAGTTCGTGAAATCCAACGCCATTGTGTATGCGAAAGAGAACATGACTATCGGTATAGGCGCAGGCCAGATGAGCCGCGTGTACTCCGCGAAAATCGCTGGCATTAAAGCGGCTGACGAAGGTCTGGAAGTGAAAGGTTCCGCGATGGCCTCCGACGCGTTCTTCCCGTTCCGTGACGGTATTGATGCCGCTGCCGCCGTTGGCGTGAGCTGTGTGATCCAGCCTGGCGGTTCTATCCGTGATGACGAAGTGATTGCCGCTGCCGACGAACACGGTATTGCGATGATCTTCACTGACATGCGCCACTTCCGCCATTAA
- the yjaB gene encoding putative acetyltransferase (hypothetical protein in rrfE-metA intergenic region. (SW:YJAB_SALTY)), whose translation MMINIRRSRHEEGEKLIAIWRRSVDATHDFLSNAYRAELEELVSDFLPEAPLWVAVTDQDEPVGFMLLTGEHMDALFIDPDVRGQGIGKMLVEHALTLAPGLTTNVNEQNTQAVGFYKKMGFKVTGRSEVDDLGKPYPLLNLIYP comes from the coding sequence ATGATGATTAACATTCGCCGTTCAAGGCATGAGGAAGGGGAAAAACTGATTGCGATCTGGCGTCGCTCAGTCGATGCCACGCACGATTTTCTGTCAAACGCTTATCGGGCCGAACTGGAAGAACTGGTGAGCGATTTTCTGCCAGAAGCGCCACTATGGGTTGCCGTGACCGATCAGGATGAGCCGGTAGGGTTTATGCTGCTTACCGGTGAGCATATGGATGCTCTGTTTATAGATCCGGACGTGCGCGGTCAGGGTATCGGTAAGATGCTGGTTGAACATGCGTTAACACTGGCGCCGGGATTGACAACCAATGTTAACGAGCAAAATACACAAGCTGTTGGATTTTATAAGAAAATGGGATTCAAGGTGACGGGACGTTCGGAGGTCGACGATCTTGGGAAACCGTATCCATTATTGAATTTAATTTATCCGTGA
- the metA gene encoding homoserine transsuccinylase (homoserine O-succinyltransferase. (SW:META_SALTY)) — MPIRVLDELPAVNFLREENVFVMTTSRASGQEIRPLKVLILNLMPKKIETENQFLRLLSNSPLQVDIQLLRIDARESRNTPAEHLNNFYCNFDDICDQNFDGLIVTGAPLGLVEFNDVAYWPQIRQVLEWAKDHVTSTLFVCWAVQAALNILYGIPKQTRTDKLSGVYEHHILHPHALLTRGFDDSFLAPHSRYADFPAALIRDYTDLEILAETEEGDAYLFASKDKRIAFVTGHPEYDAHTLAGEYFRDVEAGLNPEVPYNYFPKNDPQNIPRATWRSHGNLLFTNWLNYYVYQITPYDLRHMNPTLD; from the coding sequence ATGCCGATTCGCGTGCTGGACGAGCTACCCGCCGTCAATTTTTTACGTGAGGAGAATGTCTTCGTCATGACGACTTCTCGCGCATCAGGTCAGGAAATTCGCCCGCTAAAGGTACTTATCCTTAACCTGATGCCGAAGAAGATTGAAACGGAAAATCAGTTTCTGCGTTTGCTATCGAACTCGCCATTGCAGGTCGATATTCAACTACTGCGGATAGATGCCCGCGAGTCGAGGAACACGCCAGCCGAGCATCTGAACAACTTTTACTGTAACTTCGACGATATCTGCGATCAGAACTTTGATGGGCTTATCGTGACCGGAGCGCCGCTGGGTCTGGTGGAGTTTAATGACGTGGCTTACTGGCCGCAGATTAGGCAGGTGCTGGAATGGGCGAAAGATCACGTTACTTCGACGCTATTTGTCTGTTGGGCCGTTCAGGCCGCACTCAATATTCTGTATGGTATCCCTAAGCAGACCCGTACAGATAAACTTTCCGGCGTCTATGAACATCACATCCTTCATCCACATGCTCTGTTAACGCGTGGTTTTGATGATTCGTTTCTGGCGCCACACTCACGCTATGCCGATTTCCCGGCGGCGCTGATACGGGATTATACGGATCTTGAAATTCTGGCCGAAACAGAAGAAGGGGATGCGTACCTGTTTGCCAGCAAAGATAAACGTATTGCGTTTGTCACCGGTCATCCTGAATATGACGCTCATACGTTAGCGGGTGAATATTTTCGTGACGTTGAGGCCGGGTTAAATCCGGAGGTTCCGTACAACTATTTCCCAAAAAACGATCCGCAAAACATACCGCGCGCAACCTGGCGCAGCCACGGTAATTTACTGTTTACTAACTGGCTCAACTATTATGTCTACCAGATTACGCCATATGATCTGCGTCACATGAATCCAACCCTGGATTAA